From Candidatus Dormiibacterota bacterium, the proteins below share one genomic window:
- a CDS encoding acetate--CoA ligase family protein — MDSTLSAILRPRSIAVVGASRHETSIGREILHNLIEYGFSGPLYPVNPNAASIHSIRCYPSLRDIPEPVDLVVVVVPKGLVPRVVDDAIASGAKGLVVITAGFKEVGGAGETAERALRDKVRAAGIRMVGPNCMGVINTDPDVRMNATFAATRPEPGSAGFISQSGALGEVILAHAHQIGLGIAYFVSMGNKADISGNDIVEAWEDDPRVNVILMYLESFGNPTRFLSIARRVSRKKPILAVKSGRTAAGARAAFSHTGALAATGVAYDTLLDQAGVIRVESMSDMFALATAFSLERLPEGNRIGILTNAGGPAIMATDALATLGLEVVELSAPTQERLRRVLVPEASVRNPVDMVAGADGQSYAAALAILKDDPGLDGLVVIFVSPIMINAVEVARAIIHAARDARLPILTCFMGKEQGKQGVEELRDAGIPVYMFPEEAARAMAGLDRYRRMRARPEGSRRTFDVDHAGAEAVLRGAATAGRRVLLPEETERLFRAYGLPLAPSRIVTDETQAVAAAAELGYPVVVKGVADNLVHKTEAGAVRLDLRSAAEVEKACREMRQSLRSADLRYQVQKMVRGGRETILGVARDPKLGAILMFGLGGIFVEVLKDVVFRILPITDVEAGEMVRGIRGHALLAGARGASPVDEAFLVEALLRLAQMADERPEIEQVDINPLLAGEDRASSCAVDARVRLVAR, encoded by the coding sequence GTGGACTCGACGCTGTCGGCGATCCTGAGACCGCGGTCGATCGCGGTCGTCGGCGCTTCGCGCCACGAGACCTCGATCGGACGCGAGATCCTGCACAACCTGATCGAATACGGGTTCTCGGGACCCCTCTATCCCGTGAACCCGAACGCCGCGTCGATTCACTCCATCCGATGCTACCCGAGCCTGCGCGATATTCCCGAGCCGGTCGACCTGGTGGTTGTGGTCGTGCCGAAGGGGCTCGTTCCGCGGGTCGTCGACGACGCCATCGCCAGCGGTGCGAAGGGGCTCGTGGTGATCACCGCCGGCTTCAAGGAGGTCGGCGGGGCGGGGGAGACCGCCGAGCGCGCCCTCCGGGACAAGGTGCGCGCGGCCGGCATCCGGATGGTGGGGCCGAACTGCATGGGTGTGATCAACACCGACCCCGACGTGCGGATGAACGCCACGTTCGCGGCCACCCGCCCCGAGCCGGGGTCGGCCGGCTTCATTTCGCAGAGCGGCGCTCTCGGCGAGGTCATCCTGGCGCACGCCCACCAGATCGGCCTGGGGATCGCCTATTTCGTCAGCATGGGGAACAAGGCCGACATCTCCGGGAACGACATCGTCGAGGCCTGGGAGGACGACCCGCGCGTCAACGTCATCCTCATGTACCTGGAGTCGTTCGGCAACCCGACGCGCTTCCTGTCGATCGCCAGGCGCGTGTCGCGCAAGAAGCCGATCCTGGCGGTCAAGTCGGGGCGCACCGCGGCGGGGGCGCGCGCCGCCTTCTCGCACACCGGGGCCCTGGCCGCGACGGGCGTGGCGTACGACACGCTCCTGGACCAGGCCGGCGTGATCCGGGTCGAGTCGATGAGCGACATGTTCGCGCTCGCCACCGCGTTCTCGCTCGAGCGTCTTCCCGAGGGGAATCGCATCGGCATCCTCACCAACGCGGGGGGGCCGGCGATCATGGCCACCGACGCGCTGGCCACCCTGGGGCTCGAGGTCGTCGAGCTGTCCGCCCCGACGCAGGAGCGGCTCCGGCGCGTCCTGGTGCCGGAGGCAAGCGTGCGGAACCCGGTCGACATGGTGGCCGGCGCCGACGGGCAGAGCTATGCGGCGGCGCTGGCGATCCTGAAGGACGACCCGGGACTGGACGGTCTGGTCGTCATCTTCGTCTCGCCCATCATGATCAACGCCGTCGAGGTGGCCCGCGCGATCATCCATGCGGCGCGGGACGCGCGCCTGCCGATCCTGACCTGCTTCATGGGGAAGGAGCAGGGGAAGCAGGGCGTCGAGGAGCTGCGCGACGCCGGCATCCCGGTCTACATGTTTCCCGAGGAGGCGGCGCGCGCCATGGCGGGCCTCGATCGCTACAGGCGCATGCGCGCGCGGCCGGAAGGGTCGCGGCGGACCTTCGACGTCGACCACGCCGGGGCCGAGGCCGTCCTGCGCGGCGCGGCGACGGCCGGCCGCCGGGTCCTGCTGCCCGAGGAGACGGAGCGTCTGTTCCGGGCCTACGGGCTTCCGCTGGCTCCGTCGAGGATCGTCACCGACGAGACGCAGGCGGTGGCCGCGGCCGCCGAGCTCGGGTATCCGGTCGTCGTGAAGGGGGTCGCGGACAATCTGGTGCATAAGACCGAGGCGGGCGCGGTGCGGCTCGACCTGCGCTCGGCGGCCGAGGTCGAGAAGGCCTGCCGGGAGATGCGCCAGTCGCTGCGCTCGGCCGACCTCCGGTACCAGGTCCAGAAGATGGTGCGCGGCGGCCGCGAGACGATCCTGGGCGTGGCGCGCGATCCGAAGCTGGGCGCCATCCTGATGTTCGGCCTGGGCGGCATCTTCGTCGAGGTGCTGAAGGACGTGGTGTTCCGCATCCTGCCGATCACCGACGTCGAGGCCGGCGAGATGGTCCGCGGGATCCGCGGCCACGCGCTGCTCGCCGGGGCGCGCGGCGCATCGCCGGTCGACGAGGCGTTCCTCGTCGAGGCCCTCCTGCGTCTGGCCCAGATGGCGGACGAGCGCCCCGAGATCGAGCAGGTGGACATCAATCCGCTGCTCGCCGGAGAGGACCGCGCCTCGTCGTGCGCCGTCGACGCGCGCGTGCGACTCGTCGCGCGTTGA
- the hslV gene encoding ATP-dependent protease subunit HslV: MTIHATTVLCVRHRGKVAMGADGQVTLDRTVMKHTARKIRRLYKDSVLAGFAGGAADGFALFTRFEAKLEEYHGNLERAAVELARDWRTDRALRRLEALLLVASDRKSFLLSGTGDLIEPDDGLVAVGSGGPCALAAARALARRTELGPREIVEQALAIAAEIDIYTNDRIVVEEL, from the coding sequence GTGACGATCCACGCGACGACCGTGCTGTGCGTGCGCCACCGGGGCAAGGTGGCGATGGGCGCGGACGGGCAGGTGACGCTCGACCGCACGGTGATGAAGCACACGGCGCGCAAGATCCGGCGCCTGTACAAGGACAGCGTTCTCGCGGGCTTCGCCGGGGGGGCCGCCGACGGCTTCGCGCTGTTCACCCGTTTCGAGGCGAAGCTCGAGGAGTACCACGGCAACCTCGAGCGCGCCGCCGTCGAGCTGGCGCGCGACTGGCGCACCGACCGGGCGCTGCGGCGGCTGGAGGCGCTCCTGCTCGTCGCCTCCGACAGGAAATCGTTCCTCCTCTCCGGCACGGGCGATCTCATCGAGCCGGACGACGGGCTGGTGGCGGTCGGTTCGGGCGGACCGTGCGCGCTCGCCGCGGCGCGGGCCCTGGCGCGCAGGACCGAGCTGGGCCCCCGCGAGATCGTCGAGCAGGCCCTGGCGATCGCCGCGGAAATCGACATCTACACCAACGACCGGATCGTCGTGGAGGAGCTGTGA
- the hslU gene encoding ATP-dependent protease ATPase subunit HslU yields MAERLPRGAADGKPRLMDPPADLTPRQVVQELDRYIVGQEKAKRAVAIALRNRVRRLKLPPDMAEEVAPKNIIMIGPTGVGKTEIARRLARLANSPFIKVEASKYTEVGYVGRDVESMVRDLVDISLEMVKQERSRDVAQTARGHVEERLLDILLPSPGTRHAPGSEGEPEDQFQRTREKLRQQLREGALEEHAIEIEVSQDSFPAFRIFGGSGQEEMDINLRESLGGLFGARKKPRRVSVREAREILQHEEEEKLIDADAAKREALLRVEQSGIVFIDEIDKIAGRERGQGPDVSREGVQRDLLPLVEGTRVSTKHGMVRTDHVLFIASGAFHVSKPSDLIPELQGRFPIRVELQSLGAAEFVRILTEPKNALIRQYRALLLTEGIDLVFTDDAIGAVAELAAQVNQQSENIGARRLHTIMERLLDTLSFDAPEMTERKVTIDAAYVRRMLADIVKDQDLSRYIL; encoded by the coding sequence ATGGCCGAGCGGCTGCCGCGCGGCGCGGCGGACGGGAAGCCGCGTCTGATGGATCCGCCCGCCGACCTGACGCCGCGGCAGGTCGTCCAGGAGCTGGACCGCTACATCGTCGGGCAGGAGAAGGCGAAGCGGGCGGTCGCCATCGCCCTGCGCAACCGCGTGCGCCGCCTGAAGCTGCCGCCGGACATGGCCGAGGAGGTGGCGCCGAAGAACATCATCATGATCGGTCCGACCGGCGTCGGCAAGACGGAGATCGCGCGCCGCCTGGCGCGGCTGGCCAACTCTCCCTTCATCAAGGTGGAGGCCTCCAAGTACACCGAGGTCGGCTACGTCGGGCGCGACGTCGAGTCGATGGTGCGGGATCTCGTGGACATCTCCCTGGAGATGGTGAAGCAGGAGCGCTCGCGGGACGTCGCCCAGACCGCCCGCGGACACGTCGAGGAGAGGCTGCTCGACATCCTGCTCCCCTCGCCGGGAACGAGACACGCGCCGGGGAGCGAGGGGGAGCCGGAGGACCAGTTCCAGCGCACGCGCGAGAAGCTGCGCCAGCAGCTGCGCGAGGGGGCGCTGGAGGAGCACGCGATCGAGATCGAGGTGTCCCAGGACTCCTTCCCGGCGTTCCGGATCTTCGGAGGCAGCGGGCAGGAGGAGATGGACATCAACCTCAGGGAATCGCTCGGCGGGCTGTTCGGGGCGCGCAAGAAGCCCCGCCGCGTCAGCGTGCGCGAGGCGCGGGAGATCCTGCAGCACGAGGAGGAGGAGAAGCTCATCGATGCCGATGCCGCCAAGCGCGAGGCGCTTCTACGCGTCGAGCAGTCGGGCATCGTCTTCATCGACGAGATCGACAAGATCGCCGGGCGGGAGCGCGGCCAGGGCCCCGACGTCAGCCGCGAGGGGGTGCAGCGCGACCTTCTGCCGCTGGTGGAGGGGACGCGCGTCTCGACCAAGCACGGCATGGTGCGGACCGACCATGTCCTGTTCATCGCCTCGGGCGCGTTCCACGTCAGCAAGCCGTCCGATCTGATCCCGGAGCTGCAGGGACGCTTCCCGATCCGCGTCGAGCTGCAGTCGCTCGGGGCGGCGGAGTTCGTGCGGATCCTGACCGAGCCGAAAAACGCGCTCATCCGCCAGTATCGCGCCCTCCTTCTGACCGAGGGGATCGACCTCGTGTTCACCGACGATGCCATCGGCGCCGTGGCCGAGCTGGCCGCCCAGGTGAACCAGCAGTCCGAGAACATCGGCGCGCGTCGGCTGCACACGATCATGGAAAGGCTTCTCGACACGCTCTCGTTCGACGCCCCCGAGATGACAGAAAGAAAGGTCACGATCGATGCCGCCTACGTCCGCCGGATGCTCGCCGACATCGTGAAGGACCAGGACCTGAGCCGGTACATCCTGTAA
- the dapF gene encoding diaminopimelate epimerase — MTPAQTEFFKMSAAGNDFILFDNRLSALKRDTLPDLVRRLCTRALSVGADGVILLEPSSVAHLRVSFFNPDGKATFCGNGARCAARLAYLQGIAPGRMTVETSVMVHRAEVRGSSVTFEMSDPRGFDDGVEVEVDGRPVRGVLVDTGVPHLVVFRETPESDSIVGLARTLRSHPRFAPAGVNVNFVGAAGGGALAIRTYERGVEGETLACGTGCVAAAVAAAASGRIAASPVSLRTRSGALIRVHFEGPPQKARGVRLEGEARLVYVGQLTEEALQGFQPAV, encoded by the coding sequence GTGACCCCCGCACAGACCGAATTCTTCAAGATGTCCGCGGCCGGCAACGATTTCATCCTGTTCGACAATCGTCTGAGCGCGCTGAAGCGCGACACCCTTCCCGATCTGGTCCGACGTCTGTGCACGCGCGCCCTGTCGGTCGGCGCGGACGGCGTCATCCTGCTCGAGCCGTCGTCGGTGGCGCACCTGCGCGTCTCCTTCTTCAACCCGGACGGGAAGGCGACCTTCTGCGGCAACGGGGCCCGCTGCGCCGCCCGTCTGGCGTACCTGCAGGGAATCGCGCCGGGGCGGATGACGGTCGAGACTTCGGTGATGGTGCACCGCGCCGAGGTGCGGGGGTCGTCGGTCACGTTCGAGATGAGCGATCCGCGGGGGTTCGACGACGGGGTCGAGGTCGAGGTGGACGGCCGCCCGGTGCGCGGCGTCCTCGTCGACACGGGCGTTCCCCACCTCGTCGTGTTCAGGGAGACTCCTGAATCGGACTCGATCGTCGGCCTCGCCCGGACCCTGCGCTCGCACCCGCGATTCGCTCCCGCCGGCGTGAACGTGAATTTCGTCGGAGCGGCGGGGGGCGGGGCGCTCGCCATCCGCACCTACGAGAGAGGTGTCGAAGGGGAGACCCTGGCGTGCGGCACCGGCTGCGTCGCCGCGGCCGTCGCCGCGGCCGCCTCGGGGAGGATCGCCGCGTCCCCCGTGTCGCTGCGCACCCGCTCGGGGGCCCTGATTCGCGTGCACTTCGAGGGACCGCCTCAGAAGGCCCGGGGCGTCCGCCTCGAAGGGGAGGCGCGGCTGGTGTACGTCGGGCAGCTCACCGAAGAGGCGCTCCAGGGTTTCCAACCCGCCGTCTGA
- a CDS encoding PGPGW domain-containing protein: MDYQRGKRQAWRIIRLGVGWLLTLIGMALLVLPGPGILFLIPGLTLLSAESLWVRRFLRRLRDRRLVRRAIREAERAGIKIDFGPDDDGPGETPPPGPTRSPS, translated from the coding sequence ATGGATTACCAGAGAGGCAAGAGGCAGGCTTGGCGCATCATCCGGCTGGGGGTCGGCTGGCTCCTGACGCTCATCGGGATGGCGCTCCTGGTCCTTCCCGGTCCCGGCATCCTGTTCCTCATCCCCGGTCTGACGCTTTTGAGCGCGGAGAGTCTCTGGGTCAGGAGGTTCCTGCGCCGGTTGCGCGACAGACGCCTCGTTCGTCGGGCCATCCGCGAGGCGGAGAGGGCCGGCATCAAGATTGACTTCGGTCCCGACGACGACGGCCCGGGAGAGACCCCCCCGCCGGGCCCCACCCGGTCCCCCTCCTAG
- the nth gene encoding endonuclease III, with the protein MTRAETTRRARAAAVLEALHGARPEARVELRNTSPLQLLIATILSAQCTDERVNQVTPALFRAWPDARALARAALPDLEKVIRSTGFFRAKARSIVSCCRALLERHGGEVPRTMEEMVRLPGVGRKTANVVLGAGYGIPSGIVVDTHMARVAGRLGLTKQTDPVKIERDLVAVIPREEWIFFSIATILHGRYVCQARLPRCGTCPLSPHCPSNHLEAKLLAKKSSGARRPRTVPVRTGGSRRLS; encoded by the coding sequence ATGACCCGGGCCGAGACGACCCGCCGCGCGCGCGCCGCCGCTGTCCTGGAGGCGCTGCATGGCGCCCGCCCGGAAGCGCGCGTCGAGCTCCGCAATACCTCTCCCCTGCAGCTCCTGATCGCGACGATCCTGTCGGCGCAGTGCACCGACGAGCGCGTCAACCAGGTCACCCCGGCGCTGTTCCGCGCCTGGCCCGACGCCCGGGCGCTGGCGCGCGCCGCGCTTCCGGATCTCGAGAAGGTCATCCGCTCGACCGGCTTCTTCCGCGCCAAGGCCCGATCCATCGTGTCGTGCTGCCGGGCGCTGCTCGAGCGGCACGGCGGCGAAGTGCCGCGCACGATGGAGGAGATGGTCCGCCTGCCCGGCGTCGGACGGAAGACGGCGAACGTCGTTCTCGGCGCCGGCTACGGGATCCCCTCGGGCATCGTCGTGGATACGCACATGGCCCGCGTGGCGGGGCGACTCGGTCTGACGAAGCAGACCGACCCGGTGAAGATCGAAAGGGACCTTGTGGCCGTCATCCCGCGCGAGGAATGGATCTTCTTCTCGATCGCCACGATCCTGCACGGGCGATACGTCTGCCAGGCCCGCCTGCCGCGTTGCGGGACCTGCCCGTTGAGCCCGCACTGCCCGTCGAATCACCTGGAAGCGAAGCTGCTGGCCAAAAAGAGCAGCGGGGCGCGGAGGCCGCGAACCGTCCCCGTCCGGACCGGCGGGAGCCGGCGGCTGTCCTAG
- a CDS encoding sigma-70 family RNA polymerase sigma factor → MWRQLLPHATSYDDFISPNEDTRLEAFISDPDSFRQERDIMRAEVDRILNRALRQLPARERYILERRFGMRDGSELTLEAVSRILKLSKERVRQLEREALLKLRLSLEGMRSQLTGA, encoded by the coding sequence ATGTGGCGTCAATTACTTCCGCACGCAACGAGCTACGATGACTTCATCTCCCCGAACGAGGATACCCGTCTCGAGGCCTTCATATCCGATCCGGACTCCTTCCGCCAGGAGCGCGACATCATGCGAGCCGAGGTCGACCGGATCCTGAACCGGGCCCTCCGGCAGCTCCCGGCACGCGAGCGCTACATACTGGAGAGACGGTTCGGGATGCGCGACGGCAGTGAGCTGACGCTCGAGGCTGTATCGCGAATCCTGAAGCTCAGCAAGGAGCGGGTCCGACAGCTCGAGCGCGAGGCCCTGCTCAAGCTGCGTCTGTCCCTGGAAGGAATGCGCAGCCAGCTCACGGGTGCCTGA
- a CDS encoding tetratricopeptide repeat protein has translation MRWNRLGSGAALALLILAGTGCEGTLDRLKANYAAREGNDFYKGQDFDKAVQWYRYSLYLNPELPIAYHNAGLAYMALYKPGSHHPKDLYYSQQAIDHLERFLGFEPNDEDAKNQLLTVFLQAERYDDAAKFFEAEIKARGSDPEVASRLAQVLGMIYAKKGDFDLSLEWYKKRAEIEKDNPEALYTIGVLCWDKVYHAGITMDLDKRKELVNMGMDYLQRAADIRQDYFEATSYINLMFREKAKLAQLGGNMEDFAKYNQEADKFMRLSLEQRKKSMAKKG, from the coding sequence ATGAGATGGAATCGCCTGGGGTCGGGGGCCGCTCTCGCCCTCCTGATCCTCGCCGGGACGGGCTGCGAGGGGACTCTCGATCGTCTGAAGGCGAACTACGCGGCGAGAGAGGGGAACGACTTCTACAAGGGGCAGGACTTCGATAAGGCTGTCCAGTGGTACCGCTACTCCCTCTACCTCAATCCCGAGCTGCCGATCGCGTATCACAACGCCGGGCTGGCCTACATGGCCCTGTACAAGCCCGGGTCGCACCATCCTAAAGATTTGTACTACTCGCAGCAGGCGATCGATCACCTCGAGCGCTTCCTGGGCTTCGAGCCGAACGACGAGGACGCCAAGAACCAGCTCCTCACCGTGTTCCTGCAGGCGGAGCGGTACGACGATGCCGCCAAGTTCTTCGAGGCCGAGATCAAGGCACGCGGCAGCGATCCGGAGGTGGCCTCCCGCCTGGCCCAGGTCCTCGGGATGATCTACGCCAAGAAGGGGGACTTCGATCTGTCGCTCGAGTGGTACAAGAAGCGCGCCGAGATCGAGAAGGACAATCCCGAGGCGCTCTATACGATCGGGGTCCTGTGCTGGGACAAGGTGTACCACGCCGGGATCACCATGGATCTGGACAAGCGCAAGGAGCTCGTGAACATGGGCATGGACTACCTCCAGCGCGCCGCGGACATCCGCCAGGATTACTTCGAGGCGACGTCCTACATCAACCTCATGTTCCGCGAGAAGGCGAAGCTGGCCCAGCTGGGCGGCAACATGGAGGACTTCGCCAAGTACAACCAGGAAGCGGACAAGTTCATGAGGCTGTCGCTGGAGCAGCGCAAGAAGTCGATGGCGAAGAAAGGCTAG
- a CDS encoding TonB family protein, which produces MFESMVFSTKKKTRTRRWLTVPVALLAHAIVFGGLILAGFMSVESVPPPPITISFVAAPPPPPPPPPPPARHKKTTETKPKEIPKPVEIVQPKIVPEEKPVPVTAPEDTNEDDGVDGGVEGGVEGGVVGGVVGGVVGGVLGGMLGGVEGGMLDQPLYAGIGGVTNPELITSTKKQPVYPEIARKAKISGQVILQAVVKKDGSVGDIQVLRSPGSKFGFDEAAIAAVKQWHYKPGLQNGKPVDVYFTIVVDFVLQ; this is translated from the coding sequence TTGTTCGAATCGATGGTGTTCTCCACCAAAAAGAAGACCCGCACCCGGCGGTGGCTGACGGTCCCTGTCGCCCTGCTGGCGCACGCGATCGTGTTCGGCGGGCTGATCCTGGCGGGCTTCATGTCGGTCGAGTCGGTTCCGCCGCCCCCGATCACCATCTCGTTCGTCGCGGCCCCTCCGCCACCGCCCCCGCCGCCTCCGCCGCCGGCGAGGCACAAGAAGACGACCGAGACGAAGCCCAAGGAGATCCCGAAGCCGGTCGAGATCGTCCAGCCGAAGATCGTGCCGGAGGAGAAGCCGGTCCCGGTCACGGCCCCCGAGGACACGAATGAGGACGACGGTGTTGACGGAGGGGTGGAGGGGGGCGTCGAAGGGGGTGTCGTCGGTGGTGTCGTGGGGGGCGTCGTCGGGGGTGTCCTCGGCGGGATGCTGGGCGGCGTGGAAGGCGGCATGCTGGACCAGCCGCTGTACGCCGGGATCGGAGGCGTGACCAATCCGGAGCTGATCACCTCCACGAAGAAGCAGCCGGTCTATCCCGAGATCGCCCGCAAGGCGAAGATTTCGGGGCAGGTGATCCTTCAGGCCGTGGTCAAGAAGGACGGGTCGGTGGGGGACATCCAGGTGCTGCGCTCCCCCGGCTCGAAGTTCGGCTTCGACGAGGCCGCCATCGCGGCCGTGAAGCAGTGGCACTACAAACCGGGTCTGCAGAACGGCAAGCCGGTCGACGTCTACTTCACGATCGTGGTCGACTTCGTCCTGCAATGA
- a CDS encoding MotA/TolQ/ExbB proton channel family protein, which produces MGYLAKGVAIMLILMSIYSLGLFIERFLFFRAAKKQSIEYLPVATKALREGNYKLAVEAAKRYNKSHLAKVLAAGLQQFMFEKSEMPAHDAVESVRLAVERAAALTTAEMKKGLGGLATIGATAPFVGLFGTVVGIINAFTGMAKTGSGGIGAVSAGIAEALITTAVGLGVAIPAVWMFNYFQSQVEFFGIEMANSSSELVDFFLKRQSSSQDAK; this is translated from the coding sequence ATGGGGTACCTGGCGAAAGGTGTCGCCATCATGCTCATCCTGATGTCGATCTATTCGCTGGGACTGTTCATCGAGCGGTTCCTGTTTTTCCGGGCCGCCAAGAAGCAGTCGATCGAGTATCTCCCCGTGGCGACCAAGGCGCTGCGCGAGGGGAATTACAAGCTCGCCGTCGAGGCCGCCAAGCGGTACAACAAGAGTCACCTGGCCAAGGTCCTGGCGGCCGGGCTGCAGCAGTTCATGTTCGAGAAATCGGAGATGCCGGCGCACGACGCCGTCGAATCGGTGCGGCTCGCAGTCGAGCGCGCCGCGGCCCTCACCACGGCCGAGATGAAGAAAGGCCTGGGGGGTCTCGCGACGATCGGTGCGACCGCACCGTTCGTCGGGCTGTTCGGGACGGTCGTCGGAATCATCAACGCGTTCACCGGCATGGCGAAGACCGGCTCGGGCGGCATCGGCGCCGTGTCGGCCGGTATCGCCGAGGCGCTCATCACGACCGCGGTCGGCCTGGGCGTGGCCATCCCGGCGGTGTGGATGTTCAACTACTTCCAGAGCCAGGTCGAGTTCTTCGGCATCGAGATGGCGAACTCGTCGTCGGAGCTGGTGGATTTCTTCCTGAAGCGACAGTCTTCGTCGCAGGACGCCAAGTAA
- a CDS encoding biopolymer transporter ExbD: MAMSAGGNRGLNSDINVTPFVDICLVLLIIFMVVTPMLQEGITINLPYAKKATKHEDDDAHAIVVAVKTEQNGNQVVFVQKKPVPRDQYLAEMTEIHDRMSDKNVLIKADRSMKYGDVRKMMIETNQAGFDSVALVTEKVPGQSEE, translated from the coding sequence ATGGCGATGAGCGCCGGAGGCAACCGGGGTCTCAACTCCGACATCAACGTCACCCCGTTTGTCGACATCTGCCTGGTGCTCCTGATCATCTTCATGGTGGTCACGCCGATGCTGCAGGAGGGGATCACGATCAACCTGCCGTACGCCAAGAAGGCCACCAAGCACGAGGACGACGATGCCCACGCGATCGTGGTGGCGGTGAAGACCGAGCAGAACGGCAACCAGGTGGTGTTCGTCCAGAAGAAGCCGGTGCCGCGCGACCAGTACCTCGCCGAGATGACCGAGATCCACGACCGCATGTCGGACAAGAACGTGCTGATCAAGGCGGACCGCAGCATGAAGTACGGCGACGTCCGCAAGATGATGATCGAGACCAACCAGGCCGGGTTCGACAGTGTGGCCCTCGTGACCGAGAAGGTCCCCGGGCAGTCGGAGGAGTGA
- a CDS encoding biopolymer transporter ExbD, with protein MAMQLGSSGVKSDINVTPFVDIVLVLLIIFMVVTPMLSRALDVAVPPKTESNVPPDPTEQLIISVKGPDSPPKVYLNREEISGGLDGVKDRVAELMKGRREKIVFFQADNDLVYQDVVNVMDKIREGGADIGLITDENLDVTQGAQ; from the coding sequence ATGGCGATGCAACTCGGTTCCAGCGGCGTCAAGTCGGACATCAACGTCACGCCCTTCGTCGATATCGTCCTGGTGCTGCTGATCATCTTCATGGTGGTCACGCCAATGCTCAGCCGCGCCCTGGACGTCGCCGTGCCCCCCAAGACGGAATCGAACGTCCCGCCCGACCCGACCGAACAGCTGATCATCAGCGTCAAGGGGCCCGACAGCCCGCCCAAGGTCTATCTGAACCGCGAGGAGATCTCGGGCGGACTGGACGGCGTCAAGGATCGCGTCGCCGAGCTGATGAAAGGGCGGCGCGAGAAGATCGTCTTCTTCCAGGCGGACAACGATCTCGTCTACCAGGACGTGGTCAACGTCATGGACAAGATCCGCGAGGGCGGCGCCGATATCGGCTTGATCACCGACGAAAACCTGGACGTGACGCAGGGCGCCCAGTAA